In a genomic window of Canis lupus dingo isolate Sandy chromosome 35, ASM325472v2, whole genome shotgun sequence:
- the LOC112674470 gene encoding olfactory receptor 2W1, protein MDQNNYTSLHGFVLLGFSDYPKLEMVLSGVVTVFYFITWVGNTAIIIASLLDSCLHTPMYFFLRNLSFLDLCFTTSIIPQMLVNLWGPDKTISYIGCVIQLYIYMWLGSTECLLLAVMSYDRFTAICKPLHYLIIMNPHFCLKIIITVWSISLANSVALCTLTLNLPRCGNNLLDHFLCELPAIVKIACIDTTTVEMSVFALGIVFVLTPLSLILLSYGYIAKAVLRIKSKAGRKKSMNTCGSHLTVVSIFYGTIIYMYLQPGNSASLDQGKFLTLFYTIITPSLNPLIYTLRNKDMKNALRKLVRVDMNLQN, encoded by the coding sequence ATGGACCAAAACAATTATACTTCTCTACACGGTTTTGTTTTACTTGGTTTCTCTGACTATCCCAAACTGGAGATGGTGCTATCAGGAGTTGTCACTGTCTTTTACTTCATTACATGGGTGGGTAACACAGCCATCATCATTGCATCTCTCCTGGATTCCTGTCTCCATACACCAATGTATTTTTTCCTCAGGAATTTATCTTTCCTGGATCTATGCTTCACAACCAGCATCATCCCTCAGATGCTGGTTAACTTGTGGGGACCTGACAAGACCATTAGCTATATAGGCTGTGTCATTCAACTCTATATTTATATGTGGTTGGGTTCCACCGAATGCCTCCTCCTAGCTGTTATGTCCTATGATCGCTTCACAGCTATCTGTAAGCCTTTGCATTATTTGATAATCATGAACCCACATTTCTGTCTCAAGATAATAATCACAGTCTGGAGCATTAGTTTGGCCAATTCGGTAGCATTGTGTACACTCACCCTGAATTTGCCTCGATGTGGAAACAACCTTCTGGACCATTTCCTGTGTGAGTTGCCAGCTATAGTCAAAATAGCTTGTATAGACACTACAACAGTTGaaatgtctgtttttgctttAGGCATTGTCTTTGTCCTTACACCCCTCAGCCTTATTCTTCTATCCTATGGCTACATTGCCAAAGCTGTGCTGAGAATAAAGTCAAAAGCAGGccgaaaaaaatcaatgaatactTGTGGATCTCATCTCACTGTTGTGTCCATCTTCTATGGAACTATAATCTACATGTACCTACAACCAGGTAACAGTGCCTCCTTAGACCAGGGCAAGTTCCTCACCCTCTTTTACACGATCATCACTCCAAGTCTGAATCCTCTCATTTATACCCTACGGAATAAGGACATGAAGAATGCATTGAGGAAGCTGGTAAGAGTTGACATGAATCTACAAAATTGA